From one Streptomyces sp. N50 genomic stretch:
- a CDS encoding LacI family DNA-binding transcriptional regulator: MSTVPTVYDVANRSGVSIATVSRVYRNPDSVRAQTRERVLAAARELGYVPSGNARGLASRTTGVLGLCFPDYSDPDAEDTDAEDDDAAMLYSDQIIRGMERTARRHGYALLIAASLKGGPESLVAKVAGRVDGFAVMARTVPTEELEVISRRQPVVMLAGPREGGDHLDHLDHLEVANSDGQRELTRHLIEDHGLRRLAYIGSAEESPDVEARFRGFLEACAAADVETADGPVLRMPMMRQADGADAVDALADRDDPLPEALLFANDQMAVGALHALQRRGLRVPEDVVVTGFDGIPLGRLVRPALTTVRQPMLRLGEQAAELLVQRLSGGPDKEPVSLMLPVTVVRRGSCGCGEVEGSGTQLG, encoded by the coding sequence ATGAGTACCGTCCCCACCGTGTACGACGTGGCCAACCGGTCCGGCGTCTCGATCGCCACGGTGTCCCGCGTCTACCGCAACCCCGACTCGGTGCGGGCCCAGACCCGGGAACGGGTTCTCGCGGCCGCCCGCGAACTCGGCTACGTGCCCAGCGGCAACGCGCGCGGGCTTGCCAGCCGTACCACCGGTGTCCTGGGACTGTGCTTCCCCGACTACTCCGATCCGGACGCGGAGGACACCGACGCCGAGGACGACGACGCGGCGATGCTCTACTCCGACCAGATCATCCGCGGCATGGAGCGCACCGCCCGCCGACACGGATACGCGCTGTTGATCGCCGCCTCGTTGAAGGGGGGGCCGGAGAGCCTGGTGGCCAAGGTGGCGGGACGCGTCGACGGGTTCGCCGTCATGGCGCGCACCGTACCGACCGAGGAGCTGGAGGTGATCTCCCGCCGCCAGCCCGTGGTGATGCTCGCCGGACCGCGCGAGGGTGGCGACCACCTCGACCACCTGGACCACCTGGAGGTCGCCAACTCCGACGGCCAGCGCGAACTGACCCGGCACCTCATCGAGGACCACGGCCTGCGGCGCCTCGCGTACATCGGCTCGGCCGAGGAGTCGCCGGACGTCGAGGCCCGCTTCCGGGGCTTCCTGGAGGCGTGCGCCGCAGCGGATGTGGAAACAGCCGATGGACCGGTCCTACGGATGCCGATGATGAGGCAGGCCGACGGGGCCGACGCGGTGGACGCCCTGGCCGACCGCGATGACCCGCTGCCCGAGGCGCTCCTCTTCGCCAACGACCAGATGGCCGTCGGCGCCCTGCACGCGTTGCAACGCCGGGGGCTGCGTGTCCCCGAGGACGTGGTGGTGACGGGCTTCGACGGAATCCCGCTCGGCCGGCTCGTACGGCCGGCCCTGACGACGGTGCGTCAGCCCATGCTGCGGCTGGGGGAACAGGCGGCCGAGTTGCTCGTCCAGCGGCTCAGCGGAGGGCCCGACAAGGAACCCGTGTCGCTCATGCTCCCGGTGACCGTCGTGCGTCGGGGTAGCTGTGGATGCGGTGAGGTTGAGGGGAGTGGAACCCAACTGGGTTAG
- a CDS encoding lysophospholipid acyltransferase family protein, which yields MLSAFARIVVPLLGRLTVTTTGTARTIAPGSIVAPNHTALADPGLVLAALHRLGVEPVVLTTAGLWKIPILGRRLTREGHIPVHRGSGSAAAALDLAAAALGAGRVVVIYPEGGLPRRRDSADREPGTFRTGLARLALTTGAPVVPLGHAGARRIVSGGRVKQIAGVLTAPLRRPDLHVHLGEPVHLTGAIDEATAHARKAVEAAWQQAVGQLPSSRGASNPQT from the coding sequence GTGCTCAGCGCCTTCGCCCGTATCGTCGTCCCCCTCCTCGGCCGCCTGACGGTGACCACCACCGGGACGGCCCGCACCATCGCGCCCGGCAGCATCGTCGCGCCCAACCACACCGCTCTCGCCGATCCCGGACTCGTGCTGGCCGCGCTGCACCGGCTGGGCGTCGAGCCGGTCGTCCTCACCACCGCGGGACTGTGGAAGATCCCCATACTCGGCCGCCGTCTCACCCGCGAGGGCCACATACCGGTGCACCGGGGCAGCGGTAGCGCGGCGGCGGCACTGGACCTGGCGGCCGCGGCCCTCGGCGCCGGCCGGGTCGTGGTGATCTACCCCGAGGGCGGACTCCCCCGCCGCCGCGACTCCGCCGACCGCGAACCGGGCACCTTCCGCACCGGCCTGGCCCGCCTCGCGCTCACCACCGGCGCGCCCGTCGTCCCGCTCGGCCACGCCGGTGCCCGCCGGATCGTCTCCGGCGGCCGGGTCAAGCAGATCGCCGGTGTCCTCACCGCGCCACTGCGCCGCCCCGACCTCCACGTCCACCTCGGCGAACCCGTCCACCTCACCGGCGCCATCGACGAGGCAACCGCCCATGCCCGCAAGGCAGTTGAGGCCGCCTGGCAGCAGGCGGTCGGTCAACTGCCGTCCTCCCGCGGGGCGTCGAACCCCCAGACGTAA
- a CDS encoding metallophosphoesterase, with amino-acid sequence MTDTNDTRPADGEVRAPRRSGLQRLMRYLPLIAPVLLWAVPCWVLLYTGQHWPLPVALAGTALFVLGLVTMPLAMMRGHGRRQQDRAAIVGDTLLGASWVLFTWSVLLGVLLRLALTVAGVGNGLDRSRIVTWAVLGTSAVLLAWGYAEARRVPRVRRLDVQLPRLGAGLDGTRVALITDTHYGPLDRARWSARVCETVNTLEADLVCHTGDIADGTAERRRAQAVPLGTVRATHARVYVTGNHEYYTEAQGWVDLMGELGWEPLRNRHLLLERGGDTLVVAGVDDVTAESSGLPGHRAHLDGALNGADPDLPVLLLAHQPKFIDRAADAGIDLQLSGHTHGGQIWPFHHLVRIDQPALAGLSRHGTRTLLYTSRGTGFWGPPFRVFAPSEITLLVLRSPQPSTSS; translated from the coding sequence GTGACCGACACCAATGACACCCGCCCCGCCGACGGCGAAGTGCGAGCTCCGCGGCGGAGCGGGCTGCAGCGCCTGATGCGCTACCTCCCCCTCATCGCCCCCGTCCTGCTGTGGGCCGTGCCCTGCTGGGTGCTCCTGTACACCGGCCAGCACTGGCCGTTGCCCGTCGCGCTGGCCGGCACCGCCCTGTTCGTCCTCGGCCTCGTCACCATGCCGCTCGCGATGATGCGCGGCCACGGCAGGCGCCAGCAGGACCGGGCGGCGATCGTCGGGGACACCCTGCTGGGCGCGAGCTGGGTGCTGTTCACCTGGTCCGTGCTGCTCGGCGTCCTGCTGCGGCTCGCCCTGACCGTGGCCGGTGTCGGCAACGGCCTGGACCGGTCCAGGATCGTCACCTGGGCCGTCCTCGGGACCAGCGCCGTCCTGCTCGCCTGGGGATACGCCGAAGCCCGCCGCGTGCCGCGCGTGCGCCGGCTGGACGTCCAACTCCCGCGGCTGGGCGCCGGGTTGGACGGCACCCGCGTCGCCCTCATCACCGACACGCACTACGGCCCGCTCGACCGCGCCCGCTGGTCGGCGCGGGTGTGCGAGACGGTGAACACGCTGGAGGCCGACCTGGTCTGCCACACCGGCGACATCGCGGACGGCACGGCCGAACGCCGTCGCGCCCAGGCCGTCCCGCTCGGCACCGTGCGGGCGACCCACGCCCGGGTCTACGTCACCGGCAACCACGAGTACTACACCGAGGCCCAGGGCTGGGTCGACCTGATGGGCGAGCTGGGCTGGGAGCCGCTGCGCAACCGCCATCTGCTGCTCGAACGCGGGGGCGACACCCTCGTGGTCGCCGGCGTGGACGACGTCACCGCCGAGTCCTCGGGCCTGCCGGGCCACCGCGCCCACCTCGACGGAGCCCTGAACGGCGCCGACCCCGACCTGCCCGTCCTGCTCCTGGCCCACCAGCCCAAGTTCATCGACCGGGCGGCGGACGCCGGCATCGACCTCCAGCTCTCCGGCCACACCCACGGCGGCCAGATCTGGCCCTTCCACCACCTGGTCCGCATCGACCAGCCCGCTCTCGCCGGCCTGAGCCGCCACGGCACCCGCACCCTCCTCTACACCAGCCGCGGCACCGGCTTCTGGGGCCCGCCGTTCCGCGTCTTCGCCCCCAGCGAGATCACCCTGCTCGTGCTGCGCTCCCCGCAGCCGTCCACCTCGTCGTAG
- a CDS encoding sugar ABC transporter substrate-binding protein, producing MRRPATTASLALAVASALTLTACGGSGGAEVAADAKQTLTVWAMGTEGEKLADVAKAYEKTHSNITVKVTPVGWDVAHQKLVAAAAADKLPDVVQMGGTYLGEFADMGVLEPVDTKTAEEGDFFPAAWDQVSYDGKAYGVPWYVDTRVLYYRTDLAAKAGLKTAPATMTDLRKAAEAYKEKAGTKWGLSVQPGGLDTVQSFYPFLYSAGGELLTKDDKPVIDSAAAVKALENYGSYFSKGLSAKSVRPGYDVTKDFNTGSVPMFFGGPWIMSLLDDNYPDLKGKWAIAPVPSDASSVSMAGGSSLAISADSEHRAAARQFIASLTNSQGQADWYERTRDLPANKAAWETGELATDANLKIWRRQLETARTPPSDPKLTEITSKVDAAIEQVTQGRSSAKDALDKAQSQIEGLVR from the coding sequence ATGCGCCGCCCTGCTACCACCGCTTCGCTCGCCCTCGCCGTGGCCTCCGCGCTCACCCTCACCGCCTGCGGTGGTTCCGGTGGCGCGGAGGTGGCAGCGGACGCCAAGCAGACCCTGACGGTCTGGGCGATGGGCACCGAGGGCGAGAAGCTCGCCGACGTCGCGAAGGCGTACGAGAAGACGCACTCCAACATCACCGTGAAGGTGACCCCCGTCGGCTGGGACGTGGCGCACCAGAAGCTGGTCGCCGCCGCTGCCGCCGACAAGCTGCCCGACGTCGTCCAGATGGGCGGGACCTACCTCGGCGAGTTCGCGGACATGGGCGTCCTCGAACCGGTCGACACCAAGACCGCCGAGGAGGGCGACTTCTTCCCCGCCGCCTGGGACCAGGTGTCGTACGACGGCAAGGCCTACGGCGTCCCGTGGTACGTCGACACCCGCGTCCTCTACTACCGCACCGACCTCGCGGCGAAGGCCGGCCTCAAGACCGCCCCGGCGACGATGACCGACCTGCGGAAGGCGGCCGAGGCGTACAAGGAGAAGGCCGGCACCAAGTGGGGGCTGTCCGTCCAGCCGGGTGGTCTGGACACCGTGCAGAGCTTCTACCCGTTCCTGTACTCGGCGGGCGGCGAGCTGCTCACCAAGGACGACAAGCCCGTCATCGACAGCGCGGCGGCCGTCAAGGCGCTGGAGAACTACGGGAGTTACTTCTCCAAGGGGCTCAGTGCGAAGTCGGTGCGGCCGGGCTACGACGTGACCAAGGACTTCAACACCGGTTCCGTGCCCATGTTCTTCGGCGGCCCGTGGATCATGTCGCTGCTCGACGACAACTACCCGGACCTGAAGGGCAAGTGGGCGATCGCGCCCGTACCGTCCGACGCGTCCTCGGTGTCGATGGCCGGCGGGTCCAGTCTCGCGATCTCGGCGGACAGTGAACACAGGGCCGCCGCACGGCAGTTCATCGCCTCCCTCACCAACTCCCAGGGCCAGGCGGACTGGTACGAGCGCACCCGCGACCTGCCCGCCAACAAGGCGGCCTGGGAGACCGGTGAACTCGCCACCGACGCGAACCTGAAGATCTGGCGGCGGCAGCTCGAAACGGCCAGGACCCCGCCGTCCGACCCGAAGCTCACCGAGATCACCTCCAAGGTCGACGCCGCCATCGAGCAGGTCACGCAGGGCCGTTCGTCCGCGAAGGACGCGCTGGACAAGGCGCAGTCCCAGATCGAAGGGCTCGTGAGGTGA
- a CDS encoding WD40 repeat domain-containing protein codes for MIQKLPLNSPRWRDLDGVTAEEVQVLLEHMTSTAVTGADVDWRQTWTHMTDDLLADGTVYNSAYAVLPHLVEAAAELPPVQSVDFWVDMGFIVTAEDRPPVPADLEAGFSAALRLAEQAAARSLLDAGVPAKVCGQLALSCVAFAGHRIGAVLWKVEPGESYLQLVCPECESDTEILKFFVDPGHPPFGAPELPDPGRARQAQHPWGEVADALRAETLGQEWEPFLRVAREVAAAGVPVETPGPAVLCLVAGMVAGKGTPHWAGSEWARQLALLTGHFRCWNCEQSWTIADGLVENPDGARPQGAPTPTSTAQPAAVEPAGPAGPAGPAGPAGPAAGEAPGATTRLRQGGDVLLATDGTPWGRMTVFSHSPFAESAPSSSGGIDALTPVPLPGGTTLVAGASAGAGAGDRGKVCLWDATDGRLVHGPLAEHPDRVRALTTLPLADGRVLLASGGDSGSIGLWDALTGRPVREPVANWLGEVTGMCTAHLADGRILLVTATSRGAVRLRDPATGEPVGRLNPSGRPIRSIASVPVAGGHTLIAAADTQGGVHMWDPAVDDPWDPGAAVQLKDRALSDAGHRVAAVAAVPTPDGTLLATADDRGVVMLWDPATGTSVGEGLPPATGTAGPPVMAATTPHDGRTVLVTGTRRGHDLRVWEPATGAVRQISLEVTITCLAAAGSEVIVGHDRGVLGIPLTRQ; via the coding sequence ATGATTCAGAAGTTGCCCTTGAACAGCCCGCGTTGGCGTGACCTCGACGGTGTGACGGCCGAGGAGGTGCAAGTGCTCCTGGAGCACATGACCTCAACTGCCGTCACGGGCGCCGACGTTGACTGGCGGCAGACCTGGACGCACATGACCGACGACCTGCTGGCCGACGGAACCGTCTACAACAGCGCCTACGCGGTCCTCCCCCATCTCGTCGAGGCGGCTGCGGAGTTGCCACCGGTGCAGTCCGTGGACTTCTGGGTGGACATGGGCTTCATCGTGACCGCGGAGGACAGACCTCCCGTCCCGGCTGATCTGGAGGCGGGGTTCAGCGCCGCGCTCCGGCTGGCCGAGCAGGCGGCCGCGCGGAGCCTCCTCGACGCCGGCGTCCCCGCGAAGGTCTGCGGCCAACTCGCCCTGAGCTGCGTCGCCTTCGCAGGCCACCGCATCGGTGCGGTGCTGTGGAAGGTCGAACCCGGGGAAAGTTACCTTCAGTTGGTGTGTCCTGAGTGCGAGTCCGACACCGAGATCCTCAAGTTCTTCGTGGACCCGGGACATCCGCCGTTCGGGGCACCCGAGTTGCCCGATCCGGGACGCGCCCGCCAGGCACAGCACCCCTGGGGTGAGGTCGCCGACGCACTGCGGGCGGAGACGCTGGGGCAGGAGTGGGAGCCCTTCCTCCGGGTGGCGCGTGAGGTCGCGGCGGCCGGGGTTCCCGTCGAAACACCGGGGCCTGCCGTCCTGTGCCTGGTCGCCGGAATGGTCGCGGGCAAGGGCACCCCGCACTGGGCCGGCAGCGAATGGGCCCGCCAACTGGCCTTGCTCACCGGGCACTTCCGCTGCTGGAACTGCGAACAGAGCTGGACGATCGCCGACGGCCTGGTGGAGAACCCGGACGGCGCCCGTCCCCAGGGCGCTCCCACGCCGACATCGACGGCGCAGCCCGCGGCAGTCGAACCAGCCGGGCCAGCCGGACCAGCCGGACCAGCCGGACCAGCCGGACCAGCAGCAGGTGAAGCACCAGGAGCAACCACCCGTCTACGGCAGGGCGGCGACGTTCTGCTCGCGACCGACGGCACGCCCTGGGGCCGTATGACTGTGTTCTCCCATTCGCCGTTCGCCGAATCCGCACCGAGTTCGTCCGGCGGCATCGACGCACTCACGCCGGTGCCCCTCCCCGGCGGAACGACCCTCGTGGCCGGTGCTAGTGCTGGTGCTGGTGCTGGGGACAGGGGCAAGGTGTGTCTGTGGGACGCGACCGACGGCCGACTCGTCCACGGGCCACTCGCTGAACATCCGGACCGTGTCCGCGCGTTGACGACGCTGCCCCTTGCCGATGGCCGCGTCCTCCTCGCGAGCGGAGGCGACTCCGGGTCGATCGGCCTGTGGGATGCCCTCACCGGACGGCCGGTTCGCGAACCCGTCGCCAACTGGCTCGGCGAGGTGACCGGGATGTGTACCGCCCACCTCGCAGACGGCCGGATCCTCCTCGTCACCGCCACCTCCCGAGGCGCGGTCCGGTTGAGGGACCCGGCCACGGGTGAGCCCGTCGGGCGGCTCAACCCCTCCGGCCGTCCGATCCGGTCGATCGCCTCCGTCCCAGTCGCCGGCGGCCATACGTTGATCGCGGCCGCGGACACCCAGGGCGGCGTCCACATGTGGGATCCGGCGGTCGACGACCCCTGGGACCCAGGCGCGGCCGTGCAGTTGAAGGACCGTGCGCTCAGCGATGCCGGACACCGGGTGGCTGCTGTCGCGGCGGTGCCCACGCCCGACGGAACCCTCTTGGCCACCGCCGACGATCGCGGCGTGGTCATGCTGTGGGACCCGGCCACCGGAACGTCGGTCGGCGAGGGACTGCCTCCCGCGACGGGCACCGCGGGCCCACCGGTCATGGCCGCCACCACACCGCACGACGGCCGCACCGTCCTGGTCACCGGCACGAGGCGCGGGCACGACCTGCGGGTGTGGGAGCCGGCGACCGGCGCGGTCCGGCAGATATCCCTGGAGGTGACCATCACCTGCTTGGCCGCCGCGGGTTCCGAGGTGATCGTCGGACACGACCGCGGAGTTCTCGGAATCCCGCTCACGAGGCAGTGA